One window from the genome of Paraclostridium sordellii encodes:
- a CDS encoding DUF4342 domain-containing protein translates to MTDVTLEKIDQVLERVPSASYAQAKEALIISNGNIVDAIIYLEQSKKTAKVKTKAKAKMENALGKDAEELKCQLKEMLKRSNVIRIIVEKDNKTIMNIPLTVGVVGLALGPLVTLVGLSAAVIGKFNIKVENEEDKTVVDLGELNEEKLNMLKNMLTNTAKEVTDVVKENKKDDKDITDELIKEETENELRD, encoded by the coding sequence ATGACTGATGTAACATTAGAAAAAATAGATCAAGTGTTAGAAAGAGTTCCAAGTGCAAGTTACGCTCAAGCTAAGGAAGCATTAATTATAAGTAATGGAAATATTGTAGATGCAATAATATATTTAGAACAAAGTAAAAAAACTGCTAAAGTAAAAACTAAGGCAAAAGCTAAGATGGAAAATGCTTTAGGAAAAGATGCAGAGGAATTAAAATGTCAATTAAAAGAAATGCTAAAAAGAAGCAATGTAATAAGAATAATTGTTGAAAAAGATAATAAAACAATAATGAATATACCTTTAACAGTTGGAGTTGTTGGCTTAGCATTAGGACCATTAGTAACATTAGTAGGTCTTTCAGCAGCTGTAATAGGTAAATTTAATATAAAAGTTGAAAACGAAGAAGATAAAACAGTAGTTGATTTAGGCGAATTAAATGAAGAAAAACTAAATATGTTAAAAAATATGCTAACAAACACTGCAAAGGAAGTTACTGATGTAGTAAAAGAAAATAAAAAAGATGATAAAGATATAACTGATGAATTAATAAAAGAAGAAACTGAAAATGAGTTAAGAGACTAA
- the glyQ gene encoding glycine--tRNA ligase subunit alpha encodes MNFQNMILTLQDYWAKQGCIMMQPYDVEKGAGTMNPNTFLRSLGPEPWKVCYVEPSRRPADGRYGENPNRLYQHHQFQVILKPSPDNIQELYLGSLEAIGIDTKAHDIRFVEDNWEATAVGAWGLGWEVWLDGMEITQFTYFQQVGGIECELETGEITYGLERLAMYLQEVESVYDLKWNDEITYGEVFQRAEYENSMYAFEECDADLLFNLFDVYEKEALKLMDKGLITPAYDYVLKCSHTFNTLDARGAIGVSQRASFISRVRNMARTVAKAYVELRKEMGYPLLKEGDR; translated from the coding sequence ATGAATTTTCAAAATATGATACTAACATTGCAAGATTATTGGGCTAAACAAGGATGTATAATGATGCAACCTTATGATGTAGAAAAGGGTGCAGGAACAATGAACCCAAATACATTTCTTAGATCTTTAGGACCTGAGCCTTGGAAGGTATGTTATGTAGAGCCATCTAGAAGACCTGCAGATGGAAGATATGGTGAGAATCCTAATAGATTATATCAACATCATCAATTCCAAGTAATACTAAAACCATCTCCAGATAATATACAAGAACTATACTTAGGAAGCTTAGAAGCTATAGGAATAGATACAAAAGCACATGATATAAGATTTGTTGAAGATAACTGGGAAGCAACAGCAGTTGGTGCTTGGGGACTTGGATGGGAAGTATGGCTAGATGGTATGGAAATTACTCAATTTACATATTTCCAACAAGTTGGTGGTATAGAGTGTGAGCTAGAAACTGGAGAAATTACATATGGTCTAGAAAGACTTGCTATGTATCTTCAAGAAGTTGAAAGTGTATATGATTTAAAATGGAATGATGAAATTACATACGGAGAAGTATTCCAAAGAGCAGAGTATGAAAACTCTATGTATGCTTTTGAAGAGTGTGATGCAGATTTATTATTCAATTTATTTGATGTATATGAAAAAGAAGCTTTAAAACTTATGGACAAAGGGTTAATTACACCAGCATATGATTATGTGTTAAAATGTTCTCATACATTTAATACGCTAGATGCTAGAGGAGCTATAGGTGTAAGTCAAAGAGCTTCATTTATAAGTAGAGTTAGAAATATGGCTAGAACAGTAGCTAAAGCATATGTAGAATTAAGAAAAGAAATGGGATATCCACTTTTAAAGGAAGGTGACAGATAA